The following proteins are co-located in the Palaemon carinicauda isolate YSFRI2023 chromosome 30, ASM3689809v2, whole genome shotgun sequence genome:
- the LOC137623520 gene encoding phosphoglycerate kinase-like, which yields MVRLQRPKGTNEFERDSHPSLEFTSLEFTSLEFTVLKFTSLEFTSQEFTSQEFTSLEFISLEFTVLKFTSQKFTVLMFTSLEFTSQEFISQKFTVLKFTSQEFTFLKFTSLEFTSQEFTSQEFTSQRFTSLEFTVLKFTSLEYTSQEFTVLKFTSLEFTSQEFTRQKFTSQEFTSQEFTSQEFTSQRFTVLKFTSLEFTVLEFTSLEFTSHEFTSLEFTSHEFTSLEFTSQECYHIDHHNYFLG from the coding sequence atggtgaggttgcagcgacctaaaggaactaacgagtttgagcgggattctcaccccagtctggagttcaccagtctggagttcaccagtctgGAGTTCACTGTTCTGAAGTtcaccagtctggagttcaccagtcaggagttcaccagtcaggagtTCACCAGTCTGGAGTTCATCAGTCTGGAGTTCACTGTTCTGAAGTTCACCAGTCAGAAGTTCACTGTTCTGATGTTCACCAGTCTTGAGTTCACCAGTCAGGAGTTCATCAGTCAGAAGTTCACTGTTCTGAAGTTCACCAGTCAGGAATTCACGTTTCTGAAGTtcaccagtctggagttcaccagtcaggagttcaccagtcaggagtTCACCAGTCAGAGGTTCACCAGTCTGGAGTTCACTGTTCTGAAGTTCACCAGTCTGGAGTACACCAGTCAGGAATTCACTGTTCTAAAGTtcaccagtctggagttcaccagtcaggagtTCACCAGACAGAAGTTCACCAGTCAGGAGTTTACCAGTCAGGAGTTTACCAGTCAGGAGTTCACCAGTCAGAGGTTTACTGTTCTGAAGTTCACCAGTCTGGAGTTCACTGTTCTGGAGTTCACCAGTCTGGAATTCACCAGTCACGAATtcaccagtctggagttcaccagtcacgAATtcaccagtctggagttcaccagtcaggaatgctaccacatcgaccaccacaattaTTTTCTCGGATAA